One genomic region from Aneurinibacillus sp. REN35 encodes:
- a CDS encoding peptidoglycan D,D-transpeptidase FtsI family protein, protein MLENEKKEQSRRQQIFARLTFLLMLVFSVFAVMIFRLAYIQVVKGDEYIQQASAKSDKKVPIPALRGSIYDKNGNLLVYSRASFAAVFQEENGMTKDELVSLAHRMSTILKGTTKEDLLKKMDAEYQYKNGQIVEVPRQTSKFLEKDLKYDLSKEEIAYLAEHRTELRGISVVTKPIRKYDLKQVAVQAVGYVRPFNVADNQNIEFYRQRKASYLPNQMVGFDGVERSYEDELRGENGYRTYQVNSKQSILKQMEEVAPKSGKNLYLTIDQRVQLEATEFIKGFLPKLRATGRNASYAKTAYAVAIEVKTGKVVAMISYPEYDPNIWTSNPDQGTYEANQYSFTNGTIRSAPYDVRPKKGTAAQLESYKHPASIVPAGSVIKPATVLMGLSEQIAPYYWSDPGAYQYGGAGDVIRNDSGHNYGSLTPQKAIEKSSNTYMAYIGHTLAKKYKKNATPIFQKYMHAFGLGIKTGIDLPNESPGGEDFLVMNKRYGPVAAMVQASFGQQGRYTAMQLAQYMATMANRGVRMKPQIVDRITDNNGKVVRSFKPEILSVLQEPDSYWNTVHDGMARVTGPTGTARSAFAGFPYRVAAKTGTSQQDIYVPDSVDFSKKVNWRKYKEINNGVFVSFAPANNPKLAVAVIVPQGGYGGPSAGIIARSIYDIYDKYVGLGPTDKPYDPETAIPTKS, encoded by the coding sequence ATGCTAGAAAACGAAAAAAAAGAACAGTCACGACGCCAGCAAATTTTTGCCCGTCTCACCTTCCTTCTTATGCTCGTGTTTTCCGTATTTGCGGTTATGATCTTTAGACTTGCCTACATTCAGGTGGTCAAAGGGGACGAATACATCCAGCAAGCCTCTGCCAAGTCGGATAAAAAAGTACCCATTCCTGCCCTGCGTGGAAGTATCTATGACAAAAACGGCAATCTTCTCGTCTATAGCCGCGCTTCGTTTGCGGCAGTATTCCAAGAAGAGAACGGCATGACCAAAGACGAGCTGGTTTCTCTCGCCCATCGGATGTCTACGATCCTAAAAGGTACAACCAAAGAAGACTTATTAAAAAAAATGGATGCCGAATATCAATATAAAAACGGACAAATTGTTGAGGTTCCCAGGCAGACGTCAAAGTTTCTTGAAAAAGATCTAAAATACGATTTGTCAAAAGAAGAGATCGCCTACTTAGCGGAACATCGAACCGAACTGCGTGGAATATCGGTTGTAACGAAACCCATACGAAAATATGACCTAAAACAAGTCGCGGTACAAGCAGTCGGATACGTTCGTCCATTTAACGTTGCAGATAACCAGAATATAGAATTCTATCGGCAGCGCAAAGCCAGCTATCTACCCAATCAGATGGTCGGCTTCGATGGAGTGGAGCGAAGCTATGAAGACGAGCTTCGTGGTGAAAATGGATATCGAACCTATCAAGTAAATTCAAAGCAATCCATCTTAAAGCAAATGGAGGAAGTCGCTCCAAAAAGCGGAAAGAACCTCTATCTAACGATTGACCAACGCGTTCAATTAGAAGCAACAGAGTTTATTAAGGGCTTTCTGCCAAAGCTCCGGGCGACAGGCCGCAATGCATCGTACGCTAAAACGGCCTATGCGGTTGCTATAGAGGTAAAAACTGGAAAAGTAGTGGCTATGATTAGCTATCCGGAATATGACCCTAATATTTGGACGTCCAATCCGGATCAGGGAACGTATGAAGCCAATCAATATTCCTTTACAAACGGTACGATCCGAAGCGCTCCCTATGATGTTCGTCCGAAGAAAGGAACCGCAGCCCAGCTCGAAAGCTATAAGCACCCCGCCTCCATCGTGCCTGCTGGCTCCGTCATAAAACCAGCTACCGTGCTTATGGGGTTATCAGAACAAATTGCTCCATATTACTGGTCCGACCCAGGAGCATACCAATACGGTGGGGCCGGAGATGTGATTCGTAATGACAGCGGACATAATTATGGCTCATTAACACCGCAGAAGGCAATCGAGAAATCATCGAATACGTATATGGCCTATATCGGTCATACGCTGGCCAAGAAATACAAGAAAAACGCTACCCCTATTTTCCAGAAATATATGCATGCATTCGGTCTGGGCATAAAAACAGGAATCGATCTGCCTAATGAATCACCAGGCGGTGAAGATTTTCTTGTTATGAACAAACGGTACGGGCCTGTTGCAGCTATGGTTCAGGCTTCCTTTGGTCAGCAGGGTCGCTATACAGCCATGCAGCTTGCACAGTATATGGCAACCATGGCCAATCGCGGTGTGCGAATGAAACCGCAAATTGTTGACCGCATTACCGATAACAATGGAAAAGTTGTTCGATCGTTCAAGCCGGAAATCTTAAGCGTATTACAAGAGCCCGATTCGTACTGGAATACAGTTCATGACGGAATGGCTCGAGTTACCGGACCAACCGGAACAGCACGCAGTGCGTTTGCTGGTTTTCCTTATCGTGTAGCCGCAAAAACAGGTACCTCCCAGCAGGATATTTATGTACCGGATTCAGTCGATTTCTCTAAAAAAGTGAACTGGCGTAAATACAAAGAAATCAACAATGGCGTGTTTGTTTCATTTGCGCCGGCAAACAATCCGAAGCTTGCGGTAGCGGTAATCGTACCACAGGGCGGATACGGCGGCCCTTCTGCCGGGATCATTGCCCGATCGATTTATGATATCTACGATAAATATGTTGGATTAGGGCCGACGGATAAACCGTATGATCCAGAAACAGCCATACCTACTAAATCATAA
- a CDS encoding MFS transporter has product MFLRYQMSKNQLIGLCLVISILFIDMLLYSLIIPVTPFLMSKLQPSSTLMGILFSSYAIALLVATPFLGPLSDRVGRKLPLVIGLAGVALSTVLFAYAETMWMLIAARFVQGIAAAATWTAALALLADLFPSTMRGTVMGMALTGISMGSLLGAPLGGWLLDLGGYMAPFLFAAALTVLCIIAVALLLSEPVRLQEKSSGTFSLLRNRSVLFIAGIVLLAESVLTLLEPILPVFLTEQLQATPTTIGLLFAVMTLAYGAVAPLSGALSDRYNPKYLMLIGIGCLAASTPLIALSHTMWQQTGAMILVGASVGFTLSPTLSTLGSIVDTGENNGAYGAAYALFNMFHAVGMIIGPVLGGVLTDWLDIPMAIITTSAMILICGAMLFTLLKAEQHKKQYRKA; this is encoded by the coding sequence ATGTTTTTGCGTTATCAAATGAGTAAAAACCAACTGATCGGCTTGTGTCTGGTTATCTCTATTCTCTTTATTGATATGCTGCTATATAGTCTGATCATTCCTGTCACGCCCTTTCTTATGTCTAAGCTGCAGCCATCCTCCACGCTAATGGGAATTTTATTCAGCAGCTATGCGATCGCACTATTGGTCGCCACGCCATTCTTAGGCCCGCTGTCTGACCGGGTCGGGCGAAAACTGCCGCTTGTCATCGGCTTAGCCGGAGTGGCACTGTCAACAGTGCTGTTTGCTTACGCGGAGACGATGTGGATGCTCATTGCTGCCCGTTTCGTACAGGGAATTGCTGCTGCAGCAACATGGACAGCGGCACTCGCCCTGCTTGCCGATCTGTTTCCATCTACGATGCGCGGAACCGTTATGGGCATGGCATTAACAGGCATATCGATGGGATCGTTATTAGGAGCGCCTCTTGGCGGCTGGCTGCTTGACTTAGGCGGATATATGGCGCCGTTCCTATTCGCTGCCGCACTTACTGTACTCTGCATTATAGCAGTGGCCCTCCTGCTTTCGGAACCCGTTCGGCTGCAGGAGAAAAGCAGCGGCACATTCAGTCTTCTCCGCAACCGCTCCGTCTTGTTCATTGCCGGAATCGTTTTGCTGGCTGAATCCGTGCTCACGCTGCTAGAGCCGATTCTTCCCGTATTCCTGACAGAGCAATTACAGGCTACGCCAACAACAATCGGGCTACTGTTTGCTGTTATGACATTGGCTTATGGAGCAGTCGCTCCCTTATCTGGAGCATTATCAGACCGTTATAACCCGAAATATTTGATGTTGATCGGCATTGGATGCCTGGCCGCTTCTACTCCCTTAATCGCCCTCTCTCATACGATGTGGCAGCAAACCGGAGCGATGATTCTAGTGGGAGCAAGTGTCGGATTTACGCTATCACCCACTTTATCTACGCTTGGCTCTATTGTTGATACAGGGGAAAATAACGGAGCATACGGCGCTGCCTATGCGCTGTTCAATATGTTTCATGCCGTCGGTATGATTATCGGACCCGTACTTGGCGGTGTACTCACGGATTGGCTGGATATTCCAATGGCAATCATCACCACAAGCGCCATGATTCTTATCTGCGGTGCCATGCTATTTACATTATTGAAAGCGGAACAGCATAAAAAGCAGTACAGAAAGGCCTAG
- a CDS encoding TetR/AcrR family transcriptional regulator, producing the protein MKNRIMAAFIEEIQHNGMKFTMDDLAKRLGISKRTLYEHFSAKVDILDAIIEQTFADMNEMTERIIQNESYSLIEKIRRVITVLPNYWEFYDLRILDQMKRYYPKQWEKVDSLLKDDWAMLRTLIEQGIEEGEIVDMNVSLIMKLIIDATNSTLDQRFYLDNQITVSEALSSIVDLLLYGLIPENKR; encoded by the coding sequence ATGAAAAATCGAATTATGGCTGCTTTTATTGAAGAGATTCAACATAATGGTATGAAATTCACAATGGATGATTTAGCAAAACGACTTGGAATTAGCAAACGAACACTTTATGAGCATTTTTCAGCAAAAGTAGATATTCTCGATGCGATTATTGAACAAACATTCGCTGACATGAACGAGATGACTGAGCGCATCATTCAAAATGAGAGCTATTCTCTTATCGAGAAGATTCGCAGGGTTATTACCGTTCTGCCAAATTATTGGGAATTCTATGATCTTAGAATTTTAGATCAAATGAAACGCTATTATCCAAAGCAGTGGGAGAAGGTTGATTCCTTGTTGAAGGATGATTGGGCCATGCTGCGCACACTCATTGAGCAGGGAATCGAAGAGGGCGAAATCGTCGATATGAATGTATCTCTCATTATGAAGCTGATTATCGATGCGACAAACTCTACACTTGATCAGCGATTTTATCTAGATAATCAAATCACTGTATCAGAAGCCCTTTCATCCATTGTAGACCTGCTATTGTATGGACTTATTCCAGAGAATAAAAGATAA
- a CDS encoding alanine/glycine:cation symporter family protein, producing the protein MEAFVNWLNGIIWSQGLIYLCLGTGLFYSIATRFLQVRHFKDMIKLMFEGKSSASGVSSFQALSLALAGRVGTGNIAGVATAIAYGGPGSVFWMWLIAFLGSGSAFVEATLGQVYKTKQDGQFRGGPAYYIEKGLKIKWYAVLFAIVTVIATGMLLPGVQANSIAAGVETAFGISPTITGAILVVFLAAIIFGGVKRIAAVAQVVVPFMAIGYILVALIIMALNISQVPAILSLIFSSAFGADAAFGGILGAAIAWGVKRGIYSNEAGQGTAPHAAAAAEVSHPAKQGLVQAFSVYVDTLFVCSATAFMILITGMYNVKPDGVAPIVNNLGDIEPGPVYTQQAVETVFPGFGAPFVAIALFFFAFTTIMAYYYMAETNLAYINQKVRRVWSEYLLKFVILGMVFYGSVKTAGLAWTLGDIGVGSMAWLNLIAILLLTKPALKVLKDYEAQKKAGKDPVFDPVKLGIADADFWEKEYEHHVNEQSTQSKSIPS; encoded by the coding sequence TTGGAGGCTTTCGTTAACTGGCTAAACGGCATTATTTGGAGTCAAGGACTTATTTATCTTTGTTTAGGTACCGGTTTGTTTTACTCCATCGCCACACGTTTTCTTCAAGTACGTCACTTCAAGGACATGATTAAGCTCATGTTTGAAGGCAAAAGCTCTGCAAGTGGGGTTTCATCCTTTCAGGCATTGTCTCTCGCATTAGCCGGACGGGTAGGAACAGGAAATATTGCCGGGGTAGCTACAGCCATTGCTTACGGAGGACCGGGCTCTGTATTCTGGATGTGGTTGATTGCTTTTTTGGGATCAGGCTCCGCTTTTGTCGAGGCGACGCTTGGGCAGGTGTATAAGACAAAGCAGGACGGACAATTCCGTGGTGGCCCTGCCTACTACATTGAAAAAGGTTTAAAGATCAAGTGGTATGCTGTATTGTTTGCGATTGTAACGGTTATTGCTACAGGCATGCTGCTGCCGGGCGTACAGGCGAACAGTATCGCTGCGGGAGTTGAGACTGCATTCGGCATCAGCCCGACAATTACAGGAGCGATTCTGGTTGTGTTTCTTGCTGCGATTATTTTTGGCGGTGTAAAACGGATCGCTGCGGTAGCACAAGTTGTCGTACCATTTATGGCAATCGGATATATCCTGGTCGCCTTAATCATTATGGCGCTTAACATTTCACAAGTTCCTGCGATACTTTCCCTTATTTTTTCCAGTGCTTTTGGAGCGGATGCCGCTTTTGGCGGTATTCTTGGAGCTGCGATTGCATGGGGAGTAAAACGCGGAATTTACTCGAACGAAGCCGGACAAGGAACAGCTCCGCATGCGGCTGCAGCAGCAGAGGTTTCCCATCCTGCGAAGCAAGGGTTGGTGCAGGCATTTTCTGTTTACGTTGATACGCTTTTCGTCTGCTCGGCTACAGCCTTTATGATTCTTATTACAGGCATGTACAACGTAAAGCCGGATGGTGTAGCTCCTATTGTTAATAATTTAGGGGATATTGAACCAGGTCCTGTTTATACGCAGCAAGCTGTTGAGACGGTGTTCCCAGGCTTTGGCGCTCCTTTTGTAGCGATTGCCCTCTTTTTCTTTGCATTTACTACGATTATGGCCTACTACTATATGGCGGAGACGAATTTGGCCTATATTAATCAGAAAGTAAGGCGTGTGTGGTCAGAGTATTTACTGAAGTTTGTTATTTTGGGTATGGTGTTCTACGGCAGTGTAAAGACAGCCGGACTCGCCTGGACATTGGGTGATATCGGTGTGGGCAGTATGGCGTGGCTCAATCTTATTGCTATTCTATTGCTCACCAAGCCAGCGCTGAAAGTGCTGAAGGATTATGAAGCGCAGAAAAAAGCAGGAAAAGATCCGGTATTTGATCCGGTAAAGCTTGGTATTGCCGATGCGGATTTCTGGGAGAAGGAATACGAACATCATGTGAATGAACAGTCAACGCAAAGTAAATCCATTCCTTCATAA
- a CDS encoding aldolase catalytic domain-containing protein, with the protein MRAEKRRIVDCTIRDGGLVNNWDFSVDFVRDMYDGLSAAGVEYMEVGYKNSPKLLNATEPNPWRFLEDRFLQEIFPQKTATKMSALCDIGRVDENDILPREQSVLDMIRVACYSKDVNKGLDLVQKFHDMGYETSLNIMALSHVHEQELLEAFEEINRSAVDVVYVVDSYGSLDPKNTEYLVQKFRTLLPNKQIGIHMHNNRQLAFANTLVGIENGATFLDASVYGMGRAAGNCPTELLVSQMKSARYELKPVLGIIEKHMIAMREKWEWGYIIPYMISGVLNEHPRVAMALRGSEERDEYTTFYDKLTSPETIDALAKKI; encoded by the coding sequence ATGAGAGCAGAGAAACGCAGGATTGTAGATTGTACCATTCGTGACGGGGGACTGGTCAACAACTGGGATTTTAGTGTGGATTTTGTTCGTGACATGTATGATGGATTAAGCGCAGCCGGTGTAGAATACATGGAAGTAGGCTATAAAAACTCACCCAAGCTATTGAATGCTACGGAGCCGAATCCATGGCGTTTTTTAGAAGATCGTTTCCTGCAAGAGATTTTCCCGCAAAAAACAGCGACCAAAATGTCCGCGCTTTGTGATATTGGCCGTGTGGATGAGAATGACATTCTGCCGCGTGAGCAGAGCGTGCTGGATATGATTCGGGTGGCTTGCTATAGTAAGGATGTAAATAAGGGGTTAGACCTTGTACAGAAATTCCATGACATGGGATATGAAACCTCGCTGAACATCATGGCATTATCACACGTCCATGAGCAGGAATTGCTTGAAGCGTTCGAAGAAATAAACCGGAGTGCGGTTGATGTGGTCTATGTTGTCGACTCATACGGCAGCCTTGACCCGAAGAATACAGAGTACCTTGTACAAAAGTTCCGCACGCTTCTTCCGAATAAGCAGATCGGTATTCATATGCATAACAATAGGCAATTGGCATTTGCCAATACGCTTGTTGGAATAGAAAATGGCGCCACATTCTTAGATGCATCCGTCTATGGTATGGGTCGGGCAGCAGGAAATTGCCCGACAGAACTTCTCGTCAGTCAAATGAAAAGTGCTCGATATGAATTAAAGCCGGTGCTTGGAATTATCGAGAAGCATATGATTGCTATGCGTGAAAAATGGGAATGGGGCTATATCATTCCGTATATGATCTCCGGAGTGTTGAATGAGCATCCGCGTGTTGCTATGGCATTACGTGGTAGTGAAGAACGGGACGAATATACAACATTCTATGACAAGCTTACTTCTCCTGAAACGATTGATGCGTTAGCGAAAAAAATATAA
- a CDS encoding C40 family peptidase yields MAAKTLLLASTLVISLQGIAEASTLSLGDKGAEVTTLQKSLKNKGYFTYKNITGYYGSVTRDSVRKFQRAAHLQADGIAGPKTQAALYGSASSKSKSMATLRYGARGSAVSSVQSRLKQLGYYSGNIDGIYKGGTQSAVKKFQRAARLSADGVVGAKTRAALFSSKAVKASPTKVGTIQSSTKPVSRDGRSIVDTAYRFTGVPYRWGGTSSSGFDCSGYVQYVYRAHGITLPRTSSQMYNLGTKVSSPRIGDLVFFTTYAPGPSHVGIYVGGNKFISATTSSGVVVADMNNSYWENRYLGTRRL; encoded by the coding sequence ATGGCAGCTAAGACGCTATTATTAGCGAGCACCTTGGTTATATCGCTGCAGGGGATTGCGGAAGCGTCGACACTGTCCCTCGGAGATAAGGGAGCAGAAGTAACTACATTACAAAAATCATTGAAGAATAAAGGATATTTTACATACAAAAATATTACGGGATATTATGGCAGCGTAACAAGAGATTCAGTACGGAAATTCCAACGGGCAGCTCATCTGCAGGCAGATGGCATTGCCGGTCCAAAAACGCAGGCAGCATTGTATGGTTCTGCATCAAGTAAAAGCAAAAGCATGGCTACACTGCGGTACGGAGCACGGGGTTCGGCCGTATCATCAGTTCAATCCCGCTTAAAACAGCTAGGCTATTATTCTGGAAATATTGATGGAATTTATAAGGGAGGCACGCAATCCGCGGTTAAGAAGTTCCAGCGAGCAGCCCGCTTATCCGCAGACGGAGTGGTAGGAGCGAAAACAAGAGCCGCCTTATTCAGTTCAAAGGCAGTCAAGGCGTCCCCAACAAAAGTGGGTACCATCCAATCTTCAACGAAACCAGTAAGCCGGGACGGACGCAGTATTGTTGATACAGCATATCGGTTTACCGGTGTTCCCTACAGATGGGGCGGGACGTCATCGTCAGGATTCGATTGCTCAGGCTATGTTCAATATGTTTATCGGGCGCATGGCATCACACTTCCCCGTACATCGAGTCAGATGTATAATCTAGGAACAAAAGTTTCATCTCCGCGTATAGGTGACCTTGTGTTCTTTACCACCTATGCACCGGGTCCTTCACATGTAGGAATCTATGTAGGGGGAAATAAGTTTATCAGCGCTACGACAAGCAGTGGTGTAGTTGTGGCTGATATGAACAATTCATATTGGGAAAATCGCTATTTAGGTACACGGCGTCTATAG
- a CDS encoding DUF4097 family beta strand repeat-containing protein, with protein sequence MKKLFGIYLQLATLQYDSSSGDLQVEQVKAETAAISVSSGEAALDIPEDADFTLNGQASSGDIRCDLPLKKACSIVTIHHTARFPFFYRRRVPK encoded by the coding sequence ATGAAAAAACTTTTTGGCATATATCTGCAGCTTGCAACGCTACAGTATGATAGCTCTTCAGGAGACTTACAAGTTGAACAGGTAAAAGCTGAAACAGCCGCAATTAGCGTCAGCTCAGGCGAGGCCGCTCTAGACATTCCTGAAGATGCCGACTTCACACTCAATGGCCAGGCATCAAGTGGAGACATTCGCTGTGATCTTCCGCTAAAAAAAGCGTGCAGCATAGTGACGATACACCATACTGCACGCTTCCCCTTTTTCTATAGACGCCGTGTACCTAAATAG
- a CDS encoding class I adenylate-forming enzyme family protein, whose protein sequence is MATFDVLLQHIEHQPEKAVTIYEGKETSYRQLVEKARRLGSYFRSKGLKQGDVVAVLLGNSDLFITCYFACQAAGVSVLPINTRLAPREIEYILNHSEAKLLIYGQEFSRTIEEIAPLTPLIKHFIHVGGDEAHRGMSIQQAIAEASEMSDEPCRGEDTAVIFYTSGTTGKPKGVLLSHNNCEAIAKMWAKAMELESTERVLIVAPLFHCAAAHVFMLPTIQAGGTLVIEHGFSPRQTMEAIERYDITIFFGVPAMYTLLLNQPDLHTLQAPHLRMLTYGAAPMPYELIKKVKQIFPQAKVQNLYGQTENAPGATTLKDPHALDKVGSVGQPLPGCEICIVDDEGFELPVGEVGEIAVKGPHVMKGYLRNPEATAFAMRNGWLMSGDLGRIDEDGFLYIVDRKKDMIIRGGENIYPIEVEEVLFEIPTVLEAAVIGIPHEVYGEVPKACVVVKEGNTITEEEVIHFCEKRLAKYKVPVQVEFLNALPRNASGKVLKTILREEQGR, encoded by the coding sequence ATGGCGACATTTGATGTGCTGCTTCAACACATAGAGCACCAACCTGAGAAAGCGGTTACGATCTATGAAGGAAAAGAAACGAGCTACCGACAGTTGGTAGAGAAAGCCCGGCGGTTAGGGAGTTATTTTCGCAGTAAAGGCTTGAAGCAGGGGGATGTTGTCGCTGTACTGTTGGGCAATTCCGACCTGTTTATTACGTGTTACTTTGCCTGCCAGGCAGCTGGCGTGAGCGTGCTGCCTATTAATACTCGGCTCGCGCCACGGGAAATCGAGTACATTCTCAACCATTCAGAGGCGAAGCTGCTTATATATGGTCAGGAGTTTAGTAGAACGATAGAAGAGATCGCACCTCTCACTCCCCTCATTAAACATTTTATCCATGTAGGGGGAGATGAGGCGCACCGTGGGATGAGCATACAGCAAGCGATTGCGGAGGCTAGTGAGATGTCGGATGAACCATGCCGCGGTGAAGATACGGCTGTCATTTTCTATACATCCGGTACGACAGGAAAGCCCAAAGGCGTACTGCTCTCTCATAATAATTGTGAAGCGATTGCGAAAATGTGGGCCAAAGCAATGGAATTAGAAAGTACGGAGCGGGTTCTTATCGTCGCACCACTGTTCCACTGCGCTGCCGCTCATGTATTCATGCTGCCGACGATACAGGCAGGGGGTACGCTCGTAATTGAGCATGGCTTTAGTCCACGGCAGACCATGGAAGCAATTGAGCGGTATGATATCACGATATTTTTTGGTGTACCGGCTATGTATACGCTGCTGCTTAATCAGCCTGATTTGCATACGCTGCAGGCGCCGCATCTTCGTATGCTCACTTACGGCGCAGCTCCAATGCCGTATGAATTGATTAAGAAGGTTAAGCAAATATTTCCGCAGGCCAAAGTCCAGAACCTATACGGACAGACGGAGAATGCACCAGGGGCTACCACGCTGAAGGATCCACATGCGCTTGATAAAGTCGGCTCTGTAGGCCAGCCGCTGCCGGGATGTGAGATATGTATTGTAGATGATGAAGGATTCGAGCTGCCTGTCGGAGAGGTGGGGGAAATTGCTGTCAAAGGCCCTCATGTTATGAAAGGATACTTGAGAAATCCGGAGGCGACTGCATTTGCAATGCGAAATGGATGGCTGATGAGCGGGGATCTAGGCCGTATTGATGAAGACGGGTTCTTATATATAGTGGATCGAAAAAAAGATATGATTATTCGCGGTGGTGAGAATATTTATCCAATCGAGGTCGAAGAGGTATTGTTTGAAATCCCGACCGTGTTGGAGGCTGCCGTCATCGGTATACCGCATGAAGTGTATGGAGAGGTGCCAAAAGCCTGCGTTGTTGTTAAAGAAGGGAATACAATAACAGAGGAGGAAGTTATTCACTTCTGCGAGAAGAGGCTGGCTAAATACAAAGTACCTGTGCAAGTTGAGTTCCTCAATGCACTGCCGCGCAACGCAAGCGGAAAAGTACTGAAAACGATACTTCGGGAAGAGCAGGGCAGATAG
- a CDS encoding Gfo/Idh/MocA family protein: protein MEKPLCIGMIGLDTSHCEAFTSILNDPRHPYHVPGGRITVGFPGGSPDFELSSSRIDSITHTLHRTYGIRMASSLESVAEQCDAILLTSVDGRAHLAQFQRIAPYQKPVFIDKPLAVDFASAQRIAEIAEEYNVPLMSCSSLRFSSSLEIIRKRETNADVTGAYCFGPMPLQATQPGLFWYGIHSVEMLFTVLGPECLYVTAAATDDSEAVIGVWKDGRIGTIRGYRTWNNAFGAVIHKQDGAEFVDIQADAKPYYAGLLEHVLPFFNTGIPAVEIEETLQIVRFIEAANKSRATGSRVFLEK from the coding sequence ATGGAGAAGCCACTGTGCATTGGTATGATTGGACTTGATACCTCTCATTGTGAAGCGTTCACTTCGATTCTCAATGATCCCAGACACCCTTACCATGTTCCGGGTGGACGGATTACAGTAGGATTTCCTGGAGGTTCCCCGGATTTTGAGCTGAGCAGCTCTCGTATTGATTCCATTACGCATACGCTGCATCGAACATATGGAATCAGGATGGCTTCTTCCCTTGAATCTGTAGCTGAGCAATGTGATGCCATTCTTTTGACAAGCGTGGATGGAAGAGCGCATCTTGCACAATTCCAACGCATCGCCCCATACCAAAAACCGGTATTCATTGATAAGCCGTTGGCCGTTGACTTTGCATCAGCTCAACGGATTGCCGAGATTGCAGAAGAATACAACGTCCCGTTAATGAGCTGCTCTTCGCTGCGGTTCTCCTCAAGTCTAGAAATAATTCGTAAGAGAGAGACGAATGCGGACGTAACGGGTGCTTATTGTTTCGGACCGATGCCGCTTCAAGCGACACAGCCAGGATTGTTCTGGTACGGTATTCATTCGGTGGAGATGTTATTCACCGTTCTAGGACCAGAATGTTTATATGTAACAGCGGCTGCAACCGATGACAGTGAAGCTGTGATTGGCGTATGGAAGGATGGTCGTATCGGGACCATTCGTGGCTATCGGACGTGGAACAATGCGTTCGGCGCTGTAATCCATAAACAGGATGGAGCGGAGTTTGTGGATATCCAGGCGGATGCGAAGCCGTATTATGCAGGCCTACTAGAGCATGTCCTTCCATTTTTTAATACCGGTATTCCGGCTGTAGAAATCGAAGAGACACTCCAGATCGTCCGCTTTATCGAAGCCGCCAATAAAAGCAGAGCTACAGGCAGTAGGGTCTTTTTAGAGAAGTAA